A stretch of the Theileria equi strain WA chromosome 1, complete sequence genome encodes the following:
- a CDS encoding hypothetical protein (encoded by transcript BEWA_028490A), translating to MLFVIAVAVTLAIDAKMSLKGQLDDARMRLIEQSETVFNAVNKQREMMDIMRALVSDAKVVVMSSEKSFEQEIRQIKAIERRSIELIEEMMPKLERVRESSGKLCKEIKRVLTNDVGDSILEGTLESVTQVMNKNANVLKDIDDGYKVLTERLELMKNQTETLKNIVAQELPKEKVSNYNGDLYETFVDDEDVELQSDQPGPPGNTGQQKSKRNVSKDPSREELYTLFIDSTSLEPFRKTELINISNAIENLLKKHLQETSVKRTDVKERNKNAIERVQEFLDTIDKIPSQLRTEPLRRTNTELLKNRKKLVELGKVMVEHIENEERITGRYMKDVKECLFMLDRVNGEVVPDDMQKKCTDAFKGSLIKIETGTNDKIIEKHLTELGNIMDNSEGTIERITKAQNQTVPTPRKSTGGLKRRINGTLYYGPKGAAIITGLLLTYSWLYIS from the coding sequence ATGTTGTTTGTCATTGCAGTGGCCGTTACACTGGCAATAGATGCAAAGATGTCACTAAAAGGCCAACTTGATGATGCCCGTATGCGTTTGATTGAACAATCTGAAACTGTCTTTAATGCTGTGAATAAGCAAAGGGAAATGATGGATATTATGAGGGCGTTGGTATCTGATGCCAAGGTGGTAGTCATGAGTTCAGAAAAGTCATTTGAACAGGAAATTAGACAAATCAAGGCTATTGAAAGACGTAGTATAGAGTTGATTGAAGAGATGATGCCAAAACTTGAAAGGGTACGAGAATCCTCCGGGAAGTTGTGCAAGGAAATTAAAAGGGTTTTAACGAATGATGTCGGGGATTCCATCCTGGAAGGTACTCTGGAATCGGTCACTCAGGTGATGaacaaaaatgcaaatgtCCTCAAGGATATAGATGATGGCTATAAAGTCCTCACTGAAAGGCTGGaattgatgaagaatcaGACGGAAACACTAAAGAATATTGTGGCTCAAGAGTTGCCAAAGGAAAAGGTTTCAAATTACAATGGAGACTTGTATGAGACATTCgtggatgatgaagatgtagaGCTTCAAAGTGACCAGCCTGGGCCTCCGGGAAATACTGGCCAACAAAAGTCCAAGAGAAATGTAAGCAAGGACCCTTCTAGAGAGGAACTATACACTCTATTCATAGACTCAACCTCTTTGGAACCATTTAGAAAGACCGAACTCATCAACATTAGCAATGCAATCGAGAATCTCCTAAAGAAGCATTTGCAGGAGACGAGTGTCAAAAGAACCGACGTCAAGGAAAGGAATAAAAATGCAATAGAACGTGTGCAAGAATTTTTGGACACAATTGATAAAATTCCAAGTCAATTACGTACTGAACCATTACGTAGAACAAACACTGAGCTCCTAAAAAACAGGAAAAAATTGGTAGAACTCGGAAAGGTAATGGTGGAACACATTGAAAATGAGGAAAGGATAACTGGGAGATACATGAAAGATGTCAAAGAATGTCTTTTCATGTTGGATAGAGTTAATGGAGAGGTTGTACCTGATGATATGCAGAAAAAATGCACCGATGCCTTTAAAGGGTCGCTAATCAAGATTGAAACTGGGACCAACGACAAAATTATCGAGAAACATCTTACGGAACTTGGAAACATAATGGACAATAGCGAAGGTACCATTGAAAGGATTACAAAGGCTCAAAATCAGACCGTTCCTACTCCAAGAAAGAGTACAGGTGGACTAAAGAGAAGAATTAATGGGACGCTATACTATGGACCAAAGGGAGCTGCCATCATCACAGGTCTTTTGCTAACATACTCTTGGCTCTATATATCTtga
- a CDS encoding hypothetical protein (encoded by transcript BEWA_028500A) translates to MELSDINEDYFQVEDCATKTTYSELIRPLKRVRISMVVYHNEVLWKEHDGIKCTSVQVHSDERKTLVVFGFKRGKEQAYRGLIKRGDKDWEEINVESINETIFDTTDELDDENMRVNNNGKAGLFDKIMAFVNHYLRYNSGIPEVNKMEIKGPFGIRELGKEVVRRSNGAITHLRNTRGSQHGGTFYNKYFQVACPTFRLLRRLFRR, encoded by the coding sequence ATGGAGCTTTCTGATATAAATGAAGACTATTTTCAAGTGGAGGATTGTGCCACAAAAACAACATATTCTGAACTAATACGTCCACTGAAAAGAGTTCGAATTTCAATGGTCGTGTACCATAACGAGGTACTGTGGAAGGAACATGATGGGATAAAATGCACAAGCGTTCAGGTCCACTCCGATGAGCGCAAGACACTCGTTGTATTTGGATTCAAAAGGGGCAAGGAGCAAGCTTATAGAGGTTTAATAAAGAGAGGGGATAAAGACTGGGAAGAGATTAATGTGGAGTCCATTAATGAGACCATTTTTGACACGACAGACGAGCTAGATGATGAAAACATGAGGGTGAATAATAATGGAAAGGCTGGACTGTTTGATAAAATTATGGCCTTTGTAAACCATTATCTGAGGTATAACTCAGGGATTCCAGAGGTCAACAAGATGGAAATTAAAGGACCTTTTGGGATTAGAGAGCTCGGAAAAGAAGTCGTTAGAAGAAGTAATGGTGCAATTACCCATTTACGGAACACAAGAGGATCGCAGCATGGAGGAACATTTTACAATAAATACTTCCAGGTCGCATGTCCCACCTTTAGGCTCCTGAGGCGGTTATTCCGGCGCTAA
- a CDS encoding hypothetical protein (encoded by transcript BEWA_028480A), producing MKSTIAESSSFRIVSKNTQFLNDATKMLNRTCTIKKIPKRPDDNVYHKINLNSKLDINKLSGTLGWFLELREPIYIEGTIIKGHGRGLLLLGIPTANLKCIHTIHLFTGVYYGRAYLDGNSEVSGSDCLDTIVSIGFNPHFVDTNYIIEAYIYKEFKETLLGQTIKLYIQGFLRSDGKYQSLAELIKVMQTDLHMHKLIMDAR from the exons ATGAAATCTACAATTGcagaatcttcatcattcCGAATCGTTTCAAAAAATACGCAATTTCTCAATGATGCcacaaaaatgttaaacAGGACATGTACCATTAAAAAAATACCAAAAAGACCAGATGATAATGT ATATCACAAGATCAATTTAAATAGTAAACTCGATATTAATAAACTCTCTGGAACATTAGGATGGTTTCTAGAATTAAG GGAACCGATATACATAGAGGGTACTATTATAAAGGGTCACGGTAGGGGTCTCCTACTCCTTGGGATACCAACAGCGAATCTAAAGTGTATACACACAATACACTTGTTTACGGGGGTATATTATGGAAGAGCTTACCTAGATGGAAATTCAGAAGTTTCAGGATCAGATTGTTTGGATACTATTGTATCTATAGGATTTAATCCTCATTTTGTTGACACAAACTACATCATTGAGGCAtacatttataaagagTTCAAGGAAACGTTATTGGGTCAGACAATCAAGTTATACATTCAAGGATTTTTAAGGAGCGATGGGAAATATCAGTCGTTGGCTGAACTCATAAAGGTTATGCAAACTGATTTACACATGCATAAACTAATCATGGATGCTCGATAA